The DNA segment TTTCATTTCATGAAGCCTAGTCTGAAAGGGAGTGTGTAACACAATCGTATACCCTGTGAGGTCCCTCTGCATGGTAAGGCCCATTGTGCCAGTAAGAATCACACACTGTTTGCAAGGAGTTAATTTCTGAAGCAGAGGAGTTGGTATCTCTTTTTCTCGATCTCTTACGATTTCTCAGGATAAACACCAGCATGCCAACAACCGTAAAGGCAGATGTAACAAAGACAAGTAAAAGGCCAGGTACCAGCACCGAAATAGAAACTCTGCTGGTCTCCAAATAGGGATTCACATGAGTCCCTGTCTCTGCTGATATGGTAATGTTACTCGATGAGGAAAATGTTAGATGGATTTTTGCATACAACTCCGGGCACATCAGCTCATTGCTTATAGATTTAATATCTCTGTCCCAAAATTGTTCAGGAGATGCACATTTTAATTCACTCACAACAACATCAGTGCCCATCCTCTCAACCCACTGCTTGAAAGCTATGATGTTACATGAACAATCCCATGGATTTCCATGAAGGTCGATCTGCACAACTGAAGTTAGCTGATTCAAAACACCAGTGACTGGGAGATACATAAAATAATTGGTGTGCAAACTTAGcttggagagggagacagaagaaaACACATCAACAGGCAAAGACTTCAACAGATTGTTATGTAAAAACAATTCTCTCAAATTTGGCATCCAGTTAAATGTTCCTGGTAGGATCAACTGAATTAAATTGAACTCCAAATTCAGGTACTCTGTATTTTGCAACCCTACAAACATATCAGGGATGAGAGTTTCCAAGTTATTATTATCCAGATACAGCCAACGCAAATCAGTGAGGTTATGGAAAGTGTTGTTTTCTATTAACTTTATGGCATTATTTCCCAAATCCAACAAAGTCAAACTGTTGTAGTCCAGGAAATGAGTTTTCCTTATGACTTCTATATTGTTCTGTCTTAGGAACAGTTCCTGTGCTTTTACTGGTTTGGGCTGGAGGTCAGCCATACTTTCAAGCTTGCTGCCCCTGCAGTTAACCTCAAGACCTGTTTCAGGGCTATTGATAGAACAGCTACAAGCTTTTGGGCATCCAGCTAATAAAAGGGGATTACTACTGCCATTCGGTACAACAGCATTGGCCGAAGGTCTTGTCCTCAGTTGCCAGTTTCCGCGTGGCTTTTGACCTCTTGTGTTTACTGATGCTGAAGTTGGTGATCTGGGATGCTGAACGGCAGGAGTTGGAGGCAGCCCAGAAGCCCCTTGAGCAGGTGGAGCAACAAGACTTAAATCATTATCAATCTTCCAAG comes from the Heterodontus francisci isolate sHetFra1 chromosome 6, sHetFra1.hap1, whole genome shotgun sequence genome and includes:
- the LOC137371039 gene encoding SLIT and NTRK-like protein 1 codes for the protein MGGKCYCLKMLPCFVLLHIILGLAWGNPTTDLCEELCSCTEVEGVLHIDCERRGISNLQHFSAPTSRFYQLFLHSNSLSKLFPNEFANFYNAVTLHLENNGLHDIIPGAFLGLQLVKRLHINNNKIKGFRRHTFLGLDDMEYLQADFNLLRDIDPGAFRDLNELEVLILNDNLITSLPPDLFQNVPITHLDLRGNRLKTLPYEGILELIPGVAEILLEDNPWDCTCDLLPLKEWLEHISHSALIGRVVCEAPLRLQGNDLNETSEYDLCPWKIDNDLSLVAPPAQGASGLPPTPAVQHPRSPTSASVNTRGQKPRGNWQLRTRPSANAVVPNGSSNPLLLAGCPKACSCSINSPETGLEVNCRGSKLESMADLQPKPVKAQELFLRQNNIEVIRKTHFLDYNSLTLLDLGNNAIKLIENNTFHNLTDLRWLYLDNNNLETLIPDMFVGLQNTEYLNLEFNLIQLILPGTFNWMPNLRELFLHNNLLKSLPVDVFSSVSLSKLSLHTNYFMYLPVTGVLNQLTSVVQIDLHGNPWDCSCNIIAFKQWVERMGTDVVVSELKCASPEQFWDRDIKSISNELMCPELYAKIHLTFSSSSNITISAETGTHVNPYLETSRVSISVLVPGLLLVFVTSAFTVVGMLVFILRNRKRSRKRDTNSSASEINSLQTVCDSYWHNGPYHAEGPHRVYDCVTHSLSD